A genomic window from Winogradskyella sp. J14-2 includes:
- a CDS encoding PKD domain-containing protein: MKYHKRHAFALLFYLCIGIAAAYNISNVFRTDQPKSKIVLPPSASISGTTTVCLNATPQPVITFTGSDGDVPYTFTYTVNGGANQTITTTGTNDSATLPVNTNVAGTYTYELISVTDANNDTEAINDTATVTVTNPPTVSFTFNNGDCSADGVNFNATALGNGPFTYSWSFGDGNTSTAEDPLHIYDAFGCGFSNYTATLEVTDANGCTALVSETVNIEQRPDLSFEDLDAQFTPPFDNCGNNTVDPAYTVNVGNTSTSTACITSYDIDWGDGTSETNVTFPLSHTYANLGSFNMVITGYGDSGCNATETILVKNSSNPIGAIISPGNTVNLCLPANELAFAIGSWGPNPPDTTYFVDYGDGTQATYTQDDLIAAVANYDPDNPALADPFPIPHEYTESNCPNPNYTITLIIATSCGETVLTAGPIIILTQPEVDFEFESPSCVNTPVQFTNLTEGGFGPNCVTQAAHNWDFGDGTTSNLENPIHTYTTPGTYTVTLTEENFCGISEPVVKTICIEPDLVADFSLDNNDGCIPLDVSATNTTDLSQSCGGETYLWEVTYASDFCGTSASWGFTDNTDETSENPSFQFLNAGIYIISMTITNSCGDFITTQQINVKRPPVASIDPIADACGAASFNPTAMVTTCAPTTDTITYSWSFPGGTPATSNLLDPGTISYTTPGDYTVTFSVTNACGTATVTEDFSVNESPTLTNTDFDQTLCSGNDSNAIVLTSDNVNTTYTWTSNNPAGLTGFIPNGTGDTIPAQTLINTLGTPIDLIYTVTPDINGCVGPSVNFTITVEPAPFIDMQPQAEDICLNGTPNDLSVSYQGTGTPSYQWYVNTVDDNTSGTVIAGANGPTYTPPTDSVGTLYYYVVITFTTGDCNEIISDTAEITVEAVAQIDTEPIPTQSICVGGTSEALTVNLIGGAGTVTYQWYSNTANTNTGGTAIAGATSASYTPPVFTTSGSFYYYVEVSFTGSGCSGLVSAVAEVAVVDDPEITSPDFGMQSVCQNTNVNPLDVKVSGGLGTISYQWYVNTVNDTTTGTPIAGATAATYTPPSDVVGTFYYYCIVTQDVSGCEVTSSVATVEVTAAAQFTTQPLSDELCLGDTTAALSVAYTNGTGTPSYQWYANTVNDTTTGTAIAGATTDTYQPIVDTVGTTYYYVIITFNTGGCSEIISNVSEIIVNNTPSIADGSVLICSGNTFEFLPETITTNVVPVGTTYTWSNPVVNPAGSITGASAQPTASATISQFLENTTVNPATVTYTVTPDANGCIGADFEVVVTVNPSILVASTVVNNSCFNSDDASIGITITGGVPFISGNPYQVSWTGPNGFVSSATNISNLEAGTYTLDILDDGGCPYNESFIITEPDELVFSAVNFDPETISCFGANDGEISIDVSGGTEPYIYNWTRNGNPFSSDEDLSGLEPGTYAITVTDANTCGPISSTFVIEEPPLLDVTLQSQTNVICFGNATGAIEVSTVGGRPDYTYSWTGPNGFTSTTANIANLLAGTYALTVTDSSDCTDTLSVTIIQNDQITIDVTTTEIECYGDNDASITINNISGGVAPYDVAWSNFGTGMSQTNLSAGTYTITITDAEDCVRAFPIVIDEAPIFLIDPVVTQISCAGEDDASIVLNFQGGLDPITVVWDDDASAGVERNNLAPGTYSVTITDGTPCVIQESFTIFNVLPLQLSANVTDALDCDDPNSGAINLLIQGGTPPFSVSWSNGATTEDLIAIPPNTYVVTVTDANACSIEGSWNVNRFEPLTLDVDTQSEVDCDTKTVNQTFVAMASGGVPPFTYNWSSGTVSGANNELMTTDVDGLVLLEVTDAQGCTTNYSLNVDIPVLGDPDFELSSFGFSNFGVYSISDPISFTNLATGDYLSVLWDFGDGSFSGEENPTHTYSAVGSYVVTQTVTYPFGCVYERVITLYVEQGYKLIMPDAFTPNEDGINDFFGPVYEGLNSLELHIYDTWGSLIYTEDNANFTGWDGKINDEVAENGNYYYTFSAKTFYGKTITAQGAFVFIK; the protein is encoded by the coding sequence ATGAAATATCATAAACGCCATGCCTTTGCATTACTTTTTTATTTATGTATAGGTATCGCTGCCGCTTATAATATATCAAATGTATTTAGAACGGATCAGCCCAAATCTAAAATAGTATTACCTCCTTCGGCTAGTATTTCTGGCACGACCACAGTTTGCCTAAATGCGACACCGCAACCTGTAATTACCTTTACCGGTTCTGATGGTGATGTGCCTTACACATTTACCTATACTGTAAATGGTGGTGCTAATCAGACGATTACTACAACAGGCACAAATGATTCTGCGACCTTACCTGTAAATACAAATGTAGCAGGTACATATACCTATGAATTAATTTCTGTAACAGACGCTAATAACGATACGGAAGCTATCAATGATACCGCAACTGTTACTGTTACTAACCCACCAACAGTGAGTTTTACTTTTAATAATGGAGATTGTTCTGCAGATGGTGTCAATTTTAATGCCACAGCATTAGGTAATGGGCCTTTCACTTATAGTTGGTCTTTTGGTGATGGTAATACTTCAACCGCTGAAGACCCTTTACATATCTATGATGCTTTTGGCTGTGGTTTTTCAAACTACACAGCAACATTAGAGGTTACTGATGCCAATGGTTGTACTGCTTTAGTTTCAGAAACCGTGAATATTGAACAGCGTCCAGATTTAAGTTTTGAAGATTTAGATGCACAGTTTACTCCACCTTTTGATAATTGTGGTAATAATACTGTGGATCCTGCGTACACTGTAAATGTTGGTAATACTTCAACATCTACAGCCTGTATTACCTCTTATGATATTGATTGGGGAGATGGCACATCGGAAACTAATGTTACCTTTCCTCTATCGCATACTTATGCCAATTTGGGGTCGTTTAATATGGTAATTACAGGTTATGGAGATAGTGGTTGTAATGCTACAGAAACCATTTTAGTAAAAAACTCAAGTAACCCCATAGGTGCTATTATCAGCCCAGGAAATACGGTGAATTTATGTTTGCCCGCCAATGAACTTGCATTTGCTATCGGTTCCTGGGGACCTAATCCGCCCGATACGACTTATTTTGTAGATTATGGAGATGGTACACAGGCGACGTACACACAAGATGATTTAATAGCCGCTGTAGCTAATTACGATCCTGATAATCCGGCATTGGCGGATCCTTTCCCAATTCCACATGAATACACCGAATCTAACTGTCCAAATCCTAATTATACCATCACCTTAATTATTGCTACCTCTTGTGGAGAAACCGTATTAACAGCAGGACCTATTATTATTTTGACGCAGCCTGAGGTGGATTTTGAATTTGAGAGTCCGAGTTGTGTCAATACACCTGTACAATTTACCAACCTTACCGAAGGAGGTTTTGGACCCAATTGCGTTACACAAGCCGCACATAATTGGGATTTTGGTGATGGAACTACCTCAAATCTAGAAAACCCAATACATACATATACAACACCAGGTACTTACACAGTGACTTTAACAGAAGAAAACTTTTGTGGTATATCAGAACCTGTCGTTAAGACTATTTGCATAGAGCCAGATTTGGTTGCAGACTTTTCTTTAGACAATAATGACGGTTGTATTCCTCTTGATGTTTCAGCGACTAATACTACCGACTTATCACAGTCTTGTGGTGGTGAAACGTATTTGTGGGAGGTTACTTATGCTTCTGACTTTTGTGGTACATCAGCATCTTGGGGTTTTACTGATAATACAGATGAGACCTCTGAAAACCCATCGTTTCAATTTTTAAATGCAGGTATTTATATTATAAGCATGACGATTACCAACTCGTGTGGTGATTTTATAACCACTCAGCAGATTAATGTAAAGCGTCCTCCAGTTGCTAGTATTGATCCTATCGCTGATGCCTGTGGTGCGGCTAGTTTTAATCCAACAGCTATGGTGACTACCTGTGCGCCAACTACCGATACCATAACCTATAGTTGGTCTTTTCCTGGAGGTACACCAGCTACATCTAATCTCTTAGATCCAGGAACTATTAGCTACACCACACCAGGCGACTATACCGTGACGTTTAGTGTTACTAATGCTTGTGGTACTGCTACGGTTACTGAAGACTTTTCAGTCAATGAAAGCCCAACGCTAACCAATACCGATTTTGATCAAACGTTGTGTTCTGGTAATGATAGTAATGCCATAGTGCTTACGTCAGATAATGTGAATACGACTTATACATGGACGTCTAACAATCCTGCAGGCCTTACAGGCTTTATTCCAAATGGCACAGGAGATACTATTCCGGCACAAACACTTATCAATACTTTGGGTACTCCAATAGATCTCATATACACTGTAACGCCCGATATCAATGGTTGTGTTGGGCCATCCGTGAATTTTACCATCACTGTAGAGCCAGCACCTTTCATAGATATGCAACCGCAAGCCGAAGACATATGTCTTAATGGTACACCAAATGATTTATCAGTAAGCTATCAAGGTACAGGTACTCCAAGTTACCAATGGTATGTAAATACGGTTGATGACAATACAAGTGGTACGGTCATAGCAGGAGCTAATGGACCAACATATACACCACCAACTGATAGTGTTGGTACACTATATTATTATGTGGTAATTACGTTTACAACAGGAGATTGTAATGAAATTATTTCCGATACTGCTGAAATTACAGTAGAAGCTGTTGCGCAAATCGATACAGAGCCAATACCAACACAGTCTATTTGTGTAGGTGGAACATCAGAAGCGCTTACGGTTAATCTTATTGGAGGAGCAGGAACAGTAACTTACCAATGGTACAGTAATACTGCAAATACTAATACAGGAGGTACTGCTATTGCAGGTGCAACATCAGCAAGTTATACTCCGCCTGTTTTTACGACTTCAGGGTCATTTTATTATTATGTTGAGGTGAGTTTTACAGGTAGTGGTTGTTCGGGCTTAGTGAGTGCAGTCGCCGAAGTTGCTGTGGTAGACGATCCAGAGATTACAAGTCCTGATTTTGGTATGCAAAGTGTTTGTCAGAATACCAATGTTAATCCTTTAGATGTTAAGGTGTCTGGTGGCTTAGGGACTATTTCTTACCAATGGTATGTTAACACTGTTAATGATACAACGACTGGAACACCAATTGCAGGTGCGACAGCAGCGACGTATACACCACCTTCGGATGTGGTGGGTACATTTTATTATTACTGTATTGTAACCCAAGATGTATCTGGTTGTGAGGTGACGAGTTCGGTCGCCACAGTTGAGGTCACTGCAGCTGCCCAATTTACAACACAACCACTTTCTGATGAGTTGTGTTTAGGAGATACCACAGCAGCGTTGAGTGTGGCTTATACTAATGGCACAGGTACACCGAGTTACCAATGGTATGCTAATACCGTGAATGATACAACCACAGGTACTGCTATTGCTGGTGCAACAACAGATACATATCAGCCTATAGTAGATACTGTAGGTACAACCTATTACTATGTTATCATCACGTTTAACACAGGTGGTTGTTCTGAAATTATATCAAATGTTTCTGAAATCATTGTTAACAATACTCCAAGTATTGCTGATGGATCTGTCTTAATATGTAGTGGCAATACGTTTGAATTTTTGCCAGAAACTATTACTACTAATGTGGTTCCGGTAGGGACGACGTACACTTGGTCTAATCCTGTTGTGAATCCTGCGGGTAGTATTACAGGTGCATCAGCACAACCCACAGCAAGTGCTACTATTTCTCAATTTTTAGAAAATACAACGGTTAATCCGGCAACAGTGACGTATACGGTTACACCAGATGCCAATGGTTGTATTGGTGCTGATTTTGAAGTTGTAGTAACAGTTAATCCTTCCATTTTGGTGGCTTCAACCGTGGTTAATAACAGTTGTTTCAATTCGGATGATGCCTCTATTGGTATTACGATTACGGGTGGAGTACCTTTTATATCAGGGAATCCCTATCAAGTGAGTTGGACTGGTCCTAACGGTTTTGTTAGTAGTGCGACAAACATTTCAAACCTAGAAGCAGGAACATATACTTTAGATATTCTTGATGATGGTGGTTGTCCCTATAATGAAAGCTTTATAATTACCGAACCTGATGAACTTGTTTTTAGTGCCGTTAATTTCGATCCAGAAACCATATCTTGTTTTGGCGCCAATGATGGCGAGATTAGTATTGACGTCAGTGGAGGTACAGAACCTTATATCTATAACTGGACACGTAATGGTAATCCGTTTTCTAGTGATGAAGATTTAAGCGGTTTAGAACCTGGCACTTATGCTATTACAGTAACCGATGCCAATACTTGTGGGCCTATCAGTTCAACTTTTGTAATTGAAGAACCACCATTATTGGATGTGACTTTACAAAGTCAGACCAATGTTATTTGTTTTGGTAATGCTACAGGAGCCATTGAAGTTTCAACTGTTGGTGGTCGACCAGATTATACGTATAGTTGGACAGGGCCTAATGGATTTACAAGCACCACAGCTAATATCGCTAACTTGTTAGCAGGTACGTATGCATTAACGGTAACCGATAGTTCTGACTGTACAGATACGTTAAGTGTTACAATTATTCAGAATGATCAAATCACTATCGATGTCACCACCACTGAAATAGAGTGTTATGGAGATAATGATGCGTCTATAACCATTAATAATATTTCAGGAGGTGTAGCGCCTTATGATGTGGCTTGGAGTAATTTTGGTACAGGCATGAGTCAGACCAACCTTTCCGCAGGTACCTATACTATTACCATTACCGATGCTGAGGATTGCGTGCGTGCGTTTCCCATTGTTATAGATGAAGCGCCAATTTTTCTTATTGACCCTGTAGTCACACAGATATCCTGCGCTGGTGAAGATGATGCCAGTATTGTACTTAATTTTCAAGGCGGCTTAGATCCTATTACAGTGGTTTGGGACGATGACGCATCAGCAGGAGTAGAGCGTAATAACTTAGCGCCAGGTACCTATAGTGTTACTATTACGGATGGTACTCCTTGTGTGATTCAGGAAAGTTTTACCATTTTTAACGTCTTACCTTTACAATTGTCTGCCAATGTTACCGATGCTTTAGATTGTGATGATCCCAATAGTGGTGCTATCAACCTATTAATACAAGGCGGTACACCACCATTCTCGGTATCTTGGTCTAATGGAGCGACTACGGAAGATTTAATAGCCATTCCACCAAACACCTATGTAGTTACGGTCACAGATGCTAATGCTTGTAGCATCGAAGGCAGTTGGAATGTTAACCGTTTTGAACCTTTGACTTTGGATGTGGATACCCAATCTGAAGTGGATTGTGATACCAAAACCGTAAACCAAACCTTTGTGGCTATGGCCAGTGGTGGCGTACCACCATTTACCTATAACTGGTCTAGTGGTACTGTGAGTGGTGCTAATAATGAACTTATGACAACCGATGTTGATGGTTTGGTACTGCTTGAAGTCACCGACGCACAAGGTTGTACCACCAATTATAGTCTTAATGTGGATATTCCTGTGCTTGGTGATCCAGATTTTGAGCTGTCTTCTTTTGGGTTTAGCAATTTTGGTGTGTATTCAATTTCAGATCCTATTAGCTTTACCAATTTGGCTACAGGTGATTATCTCAGTGTTTTGTGGGACTTTGGTGATGGTAGTTTTTCAGGAGAGGAAAATCCAACCCATACCTACAGTGCTGTAGGTTCGTATGTGGTTACACAAACCGTAACGTATCCTTTTGGTTGTGTGTATGAGCGCGTCATTACTTTGTATGTAGAGCAAGGTTATAAACTAATTATGCCAGATGCCTTTACACCAAACGAGGATGGCATTAATGATTTCTTTGGGCCTGTGTACGAGGGTCTCAATAGTTTAGAATTACATATTTACGATACATGGGGCAGTCTTA